One Thermoleophilia bacterium genomic window carries:
- a CDS encoding ribose-phosphate pyrophosphokinase, with protein MVFAGTSSKQLGQKIVDRLGIELGDVVIKRFEDGEVYVRFDESIRGADIFLVQSTSTPVNESLMELLIMINAAKLASAHRITAVMPWYGYSRQDKKSSPREPITARLVAQLLEAAGVDRVLTMDLHAGQIQGFFQIPVDHMTATPILADHFSERQFADAFPEGLVVVSPDAGRAKLANHFAEKLGARLAVLAKQRPEHNEAEITFLIGDVAGKAALLIDDMIDTAGTLCAGAAVVMTAGATKVMAAATHGIFSGAAFDRLEESVIEEIVVTDTIPVPDGAAGGKIKVLSVDRILANTIHNVFCDESVSEIFAGENQLF; from the coding sequence ATGGTGTTCGCGGGGACGTCGAGTAAGCAACTCGGGCAGAAGATCGTCGATCGCCTCGGGATCGAACTCGGTGACGTCGTCATCAAGCGCTTCGAGGACGGCGAGGTGTACGTGCGCTTCGACGAGTCCATCCGTGGGGCCGACATCTTCCTGGTGCAGTCCACGAGCACCCCGGTCAACGAGTCACTCATGGAACTCCTCATCATGATCAACGCGGCCAAGTTGGCGTCGGCCCACCGCATCACGGCGGTCATGCCGTGGTACGGCTACTCGCGCCAGGACAAAAAGAGTTCCCCCCGGGAGCCGATCACCGCCCGTCTCGTTGCGCAGTTGCTCGAGGCGGCGGGAGTGGATCGCGTGCTGACCATGGACCTACACGCGGGCCAGATCCAGGGCTTCTTCCAGATCCCCGTGGACCACATGACGGCCACGCCCATCCTCGCCGACCACTTCAGCGAGCGGCAGTTCGCGGACGCCTTCCCCGAGGGGCTGGTGGTGGTGTCGCCGGACGCCGGTCGCGCCAAGCTCGCCAACCACTTCGCCGAGAAGCTCGGTGCCCGCCTGGCCGTGCTCGCCAAGCAGCGTCCCGAGCACAACGAGGCCGAGATCACCTTCCTCATCGGTGACGTCGCGGGCAAGGCCGCTCTCCTGATCGATGACATGATCGACACCGCCGGCACGCTCTGCGCTGGGGCCGCCGTGGTGATGACGGCGGGTGCCACCAAGGTGATGGCCGCTGCGACGCACGGCATCTTCTCGGGCGCGGCGTTCGACCGGCTCGAGGAGTCCGTGATCGAGGAGATCGTGGTTACCGACACCATCCCAGTGCCCGACGGCGCGGCCGGCGGCAAGATAAAGGTGCTCTCGGTCGATCGCATCTTGGCCAACACCATCCACAACGTCTTCTGTGACGAGTCGGTGTCGGAGATCTTCGCCGGGGAGAACCAACTCTTCTGA